GAGAACCGTTTTGAATACGATCCGGAGTTGGTAGCTAGCTATGCCTTGATGTGGTATAGTGATTCGCTACTTAACAAGAATGCAGATTCTGAAAAGAATTTTATCAGTTGTAGTAAATGGCTTATGGACAATCAAAAGTCTGATGGAAGCATACCTATGCTCCTTGGTAGAAGGTATAGAGAAGAAACTATAAATAAAGGATGGATATCTGCTAGTGTTCAAGGTATGGTGCTTAGCGTATTCTCAAGAGCTTATGCTGTGACGGGCGATGAGTCATATATCAAAGCAGGTGATAAGGCCTTAAAATATATGACAGATAATTGCCTAAAGGAATATGATGCTGATACGAATAGGAATTCAAGGCTCCTAAGCTACCTGACAGAGGAAGGTAATTTCTCATATTATGAGGATGTTTCAGGTCAGGAGGCGCACTTTAGACTAGATACTCAGCTCTATGTTTTAATAGGTTTATATGATTGGAAGATGATAGATGCTGATGACAGCAATAAGGAGCTTGCATCAAAGAAATTTGATGAGGAAGTTTCTATGCTAAGTAGAACTGTAGCACTATACGATTTAAATGGCTATCTGTCAGGTGATTTAATGCATATTTCAGATCGTAAGCTTATAGGTTTAGATGTAGACGATAAATTCGTTAAGATTATTCCTATGCTGAAAGCGGTTTCTGAAATCAGCGGAAATGATGAAATAACAAAGGCATATGAGAAGTATAGTAGCTTCACAAAGGACAAATTTTACAAGCAGAGTGATGAACTAATACATAAGTAAAGTTATATTTTAATATTTAGATAGAAGTGATTCAAAGTGAATAATAAAGTTTTACATGTTTGCTCAAACAGAAACCCAATATACGTGAATCTGTGGGATGAGCTAATTGAAAATAGAATAGATTTAAGTGTGTTTCACTTCAGTAATAAGAGAGTGGGCATGCCAGAGCCAGGTAGCATCTATGACAAAGAGTACATAGATACTTCGCTTCCTTTTAGCAATATTGATAGATGGTTCTTCTTCAATAAAGAGAAAAAGGTGATGAGGGCTCTAAAAAATCGTCTATCTGGAAAATCATTCAATATGATACATGCGCACACTCTGTTTTCAGAGGGTTATCTTGCATATAAGCTACATAAGGAAAGTGGAATACCATACATAGTCGCAGTAAGAAACACGGATATAAATGTGTTCTTTAAATATAGGAAATATCTACATGGTCTTGGCTGTGAGATTCTTAAGAATGCAGATAGGATTATATTTCTGACATCAGTATATGAGCAGAAACTTTTTGACAAATATATACCCAAAAAGTTTAGAGATGAGCTGAAAAGCAAAATTGTTATAATACCAAATGGTATAGACAGTCTATTTCTAAACAATATGGCACAGCCAAGAAGTAGGGTTTCAGAGAACAAGCTAAATGTCATTACCGTTGGAATGGTAAACAAAAATAAGAATCAGACGTATATATGCGACCAGCTAGAAAAATACCAAAAGGACAATCCCGACATCATAGTCTCATATAAGAATTTTGGAATAATTAGATTTGAAAGGGATAAAAAATATGCGGCTTTGCTAAATAAATATCCTTTTGCAGAGCGTTGTGAGCCAAAGAGTCATATGGAACTAATAGAAGAGTACCGTAAGGCCGATATTTTTGCTTTGCTATCAAAGACAGAAAGTTTTGGAATCGTCTATGCAGAGGCAATAAGCCAAGGGCTCCCAATTCTATATACTAAGGGTGAAGGCTTTGATACTCAGTTTGATGACGGTGTTGTTGGTCATGCTGTCGATTTATCAAAGAATGGTGATTTTGTTCAAAAGCTAGAAAGCATTTTAAAAGATTATGAGGGATTTTCAAAAAGAGCTCTCGAAGGTGCAAGTAAGTTTGACTGGAAGAAAATTGGAAGACGTTATAGCGAGCTATATGCTGAAGTTATTCAGGCAAATGGAGGGATTTATGAGATTTAAATTGAGATTTTGTCTAGCACTTTTTATTATTTTGACCGTGGGAATGATAATTTCGTATGCAGATGAGACAGAACAACAAAATCATAACACCATAAATGAAACCCAGTTCAGTACGCAGGCAAATGACGAGCAAACAAACAATCAGGTAGCAGAAGATAGCAATGAAGTAAGATCCGAGCCACTAGCATTAGCACAAACCAATCAGTGGATTGAGACTAGCGGACAAAAATTCTATGTAGATGCGGATGGAAATTATGTTAAAGGTATCTACGAGGTAGATAACGTAATATATTACTTTGATACTGAGAGCGGTGCCCTTGTAAAATCTGCAGCTTGGAGAATTTGGAATGGTAAGAGATATTTTACTAATTCTGAAGGTATAGCTTACAGAAATCAGTTCATATCATTTGGACCATATAAATTCTATATGGGAGCTGATGGTGCTGTTATGACAGGTATTTATGCTACTATAGATGGAAGCATGTACTATGCCGACGATACAGGCGAGGTAATTAGAAAAGCTCAGTGGATAACGCAAAATGGCAAGAGATATTTTGCTAATGCAGAGGGCAGATTATATAGAAATCAGTTCATAAGCTTTGGTCCACATAGATACTATATGGGAGCTGATGGTTCAGCCCAAACAGGTATTTTTGCAGCAAATGATGGAAGCATGTACTATGCTGACGATACAGGTGAGGTAGTTAGAAAAGCCCAGTGGATAGAAAAAGATGGCAAGAGATATTTTGCTAATGCAGAGGGCAAACTATATAGAAATCAATTCATAAGCTTTGGTCCTCGCAGATACTATATGGGTACTGATGGGGCAGCTATGACAGGTAGATTTACTGCAAATGACGGTAAGGACTATAATGCAGATGACAAAGGTGAATTGATCACAAATACAGCGCAGTGGGTTGTTCGTGACGGGAAAAGATATTTTATAAGTGCTGAAGGCCACATGTATCGCAACCAGTTCATAAGCTTCGGACCATATAGGTTCTATATGGGAGCTGACGGTGCAGCTATGACAGGCGTGTTTAAAGCAAAGAATGGCAACATGTACTATGCTGATAATACTGGAGAGATTGTAAGAAAAGCACAGTGGGCTGAGCAAAACGGCAAGAGATATTTTTGCGATAATACCGGAGAGCTATATGTTAATATGCTGATCAGCTTTGGTCCATATAGATACTATATGGGTAAAGATGGAGCAGCCATGACTGGAGTTTTCAAAGCGCCAAACAATCACAGCTATAATGCTGATGAAACTGGAGAGCTTATCAGAAAAGCGCAGTGGATAGAGCAAAATGGTAAGAGGTATTTCTCTAATGAGGATGGGGAAATTTACACAAACCAGTTTCTATATTTTGGAACAACAAAATACTTTGTTGGACCTGATGGGGCAGTTAGAGACGATATTAACTTTGATGGAATAGACTTTGGCATAAGGCAGAGTCCTAACTATAACATCGGAAGAGCAGAAAAACCAATAGACTATATAGTTATTCATCACTGGGGACATGAGGGGCAGTCTTTCTCAGGAGTCGTTTGCTGGCTTTGCAGAATGAATGGAGATTCCTCAGCTCATTATGTTGTGCAGGGCGGTAGAGTTGAGTGCATAGTAAATCCAAACGATACAGCTTGGCATGCAGGAAATTGGAACTACAACCTCAGAACCATAGGAATCGAGTGCAGACCTGAAATGACAGATGGTGACTTTGACACCACAGCAAGGCTCATCGCAAATCTTTGGAAGATGTATGGAAAGAAGCCTATAATTGGTCATAGGGACATAATTCCAACAGCTTGCCCAGGCAAATACTATACAAGGTTTGCAGAGCTTACGCAGCTAGCCGAAACCTACTATAATAAGTAATATTCGGAGGAAAAATGAATTTTGATATTTTGATAATTGGCGCGGGAATCAGCGGCACCATGCTCGCTAGAGAACTCTCTCGCTACAAGCTTAAGATTGCGGTGGTCGACAAGGAAAACGACATTGCAAACGGCGCGACAATGGCAAACTCGGCTATCGTTCATACAGGATACGACCCTGAAGATGGAACGCTTAAGGCTGAGTTAAACGTAAGAGGTGCACGCCTTTATCCTAAGCTTTGTGAGGATCTAAACTGCCTCATCAAAACAACGGGTGCCTATGTTGTTGCTTGTAATGGCGATGAGGAGAAGCAGCTTGATGTTTTAGCTGAAAGGGCTTTGAGAAGAGAAATACCGCATGAGTTTTTGACAGGTGATGAGGCGAGAAAGCGCGAGCCAAACCTAGTCGATAACATTACTAAGGTCCTTTCCTTCCCTACGACAGCCGTAATCTACCCATGGGAAGTTGCAATCGCTTGCATGCAGGTTGCAATAGGAAATGGTGCAGAGCTTTTCCTAAACCATGAGGTTAAGAGCATATCAAAATCAGGACATGGATACACAGTCAAAGCAGGTGACAAGGAATTTAGTGCAAAAGTAGTTGTAAATGCCTCGGGCACCGGTGCAGAAGAAATCTGCAAGATGATAACAGACCAAGTTGGTTTTCAGATTAAGCCAAGACGCGGAGAATACTTTGTCATAGAAAAGAATGTTCACATCGCAGATAATGTCATTTTCCCAGTACCTACGGAGAAGGGAAAGGGCGTTCTTGCAGTGCCTACAGTTTATGGAAATACTTTGATTGGTCCAAATAGCGAGCCAATAGACGAGGTTAGCATTGCAACAAGCGACGATGGAATAAAGTACATTAAAGATAATATTACAAGAATCCTAAAAGAGGTTCCACTGAACAAGGCGATTCGTACATTTGCCGGCGTAAGACCAAGCTCAACATCAAAGGACTTCATTATAGAGCCACTAGGAGAAGACAATCCTAACTTCATCAATATTGCATCAATCGAGTCACCAGGCCTTGCAAGTTCTCCAGGAATCACAGAATACGTAATTGATAAGTACATCAAAGATAGACTTGAGCTTGAGCTAGACCCTGATGCAGTAATGACAAGAAAGGGCGATATCGTAATGGCAAAGCTCACAGATGAAGAGAAGAATGCTGTCATAAAAGAAAACCCACAGTATGGAAATATAGTCTGTCGCTGCGAGCAGATTTCAGAGGGAGAAATCGTTGCAGCTATAAATGCGGTATGCGGTGCGCGTAGCGTCAAAGGCGTAAAGAAGCGCGTTCGCCCAGGAATGGGTAAATGCCAAGGAGGATTCTGCGAACCTAAGGTTGTTGAAATCTTAGCACGAGAGTTAAACTGCTCGCCAGTTGATGTCGTGCTTGATAGAAAGAAATCAAAGATATTAGGAAGGGAGAATCGCTAGTATGAGACATTGTCAGGCAGTAGTTATAGGTGGAGGCTGTGGTGGTCTTGCCGCGGCAGCAAAGCTAAAGCAGGAAGGTCTCAAAGATGTAGTTCTCATCGAAAAGGATGCTGAGCTAGGCGGCGTTCTCAACCAGTGCATACATAATGGCTTTGGTCTAACAACTTTTAAGGAGCAGCTCAGCGGGCCAAGTTTTGCGGAAAGATACGAAGATCAGGTAGTTGAAGCCGGTGTCGAAGTCAAACTGAACACCATGGTTACGCACATGAGTAGCGATAGAATTATCGAGTATGTAAACCAAGAAGAAGGATATCAAAAGCTACAGGCAGACATCATCATCCTATCTGTTGGTTGCTACGAAAGAAGCCGAGGTGCTCTAGCTATTTCTGGAGAGCGCCCGACAGGAGTCTACACAGCAGGTCAGGCTCAGAGATATCTAAACATAGACGGCTACATGGTAGGAAAGAGCGTGTTCATCCTGGGCTCAGGTGATATAGGACTCATCATGGCAAGAAGAATGAGCCTTGAGGGAGCAAAGGTTTTAGGCGTAGCAGAGCTTATGCCTTACAGCAACGGACTCCCAAGAAATATGAAGCAGTGCCTTGATGACTTTGGGATTCCGCTATATCTTTCACACACAGTAACCAATGTTTACGGTGAAGATAGACTAGAAAAAATTGAACTAGCAAAGGTGGACGAAAATAGAAACCCTATCCCAGGAAGCGAGATGTATTTTGATGTAGATACACTGCTACTAAGCGTAGGACTGATTCCAGAAAACAGCCTTGCAGAGGAAGCTGGAATAGACATGGACATGAGCACTCGCGGACCTATAGTAGACGAAAACTACATGACGTCAGTGCCAGGAATTTTCGCATGCGGAAACGGACTTCACGTACACGACCTAGCAGACTTTGTAACAAAGCAGGCAGGAGAAGCTGCGCTAGGTGCACTCAGATACCTAAACGGCTCGGGCGGTGATTACAGCAGTATCAAAGCAGGAAATCTCATCGGCTACGTGGTTCCAGCAAAGCTGCACAAGGAAAACTTGCCTAAGACTGTAACTCTCTATTTCAGGGTTAGAAAGCCTTTGACAGATGTTACAATAGAAATCAGCAAGGGTGGCAAGGTGATAAGGTCAATCCATAAAGATCACCTGATACCT
The nucleotide sequence above comes from Eubacterium sulci ATCC 35585. Encoded proteins:
- a CDS encoding FAD-dependent oxidoreductase encodes the protein MNFDILIIGAGISGTMLARELSRYKLKIAVVDKENDIANGATMANSAIVHTGYDPEDGTLKAELNVRGARLYPKLCEDLNCLIKTTGAYVVACNGDEEKQLDVLAERALRREIPHEFLTGDEARKREPNLVDNITKVLSFPTTAVIYPWEVAIACMQVAIGNGAELFLNHEVKSISKSGHGYTVKAGDKEFSAKVVVNASGTGAEEICKMITDQVGFQIKPRRGEYFVIEKNVHIADNVIFPVPTEKGKGVLAVPTVYGNTLIGPNSEPIDEVSIATSDDGIKYIKDNITRILKEVPLNKAIRTFAGVRPSSTSKDFIIEPLGEDNPNFINIASIESPGLASSPGITEYVIDKYIKDRLELELDPDAVMTRKGDIVMAKLTDEEKNAVIKENPQYGNIVCRCEQISEGEIVAAINAVCGARSVKGVKKRVRPGMGKCQGGFCEPKVVEILARELNCSPVDVVLDRKKSKILGRENR
- a CDS encoding pyridine nucleotide-disulfide oxidoreductase, with amino-acid sequence MRHCQAVVIGGGCGGLAAAAKLKQEGLKDVVLIEKDAELGGVLNQCIHNGFGLTTFKEQLSGPSFAERYEDQVVEAGVEVKLNTMVTHMSSDRIIEYVNQEEGYQKLQADIIILSVGCYERSRGALAISGERPTGVYTAGQAQRYLNIDGYMVGKSVFILGSGDIGLIMARRMSLEGAKVLGVAELMPYSNGLPRNMKQCLDDFGIPLYLSHTVTNVYGEDRLEKIELAKVDENRNPIPGSEMYFDVDTLLLSVGLIPENSLAEEAGIDMDMSTRGPIVDENYMTSVPGIFACGNGLHVHDLADFVTKQAGEAALGALRYLNGSGGDYSSIKAGNLIGYVVPAKLHKENLPKTVTLYFRVRKPLTDVTIEISKGGKVIRSIHKDHLIPSEMEQVIIANSMLEDAEGDLLVQIKES